A stretch of Coxiella endosymbiont of Amblyomma sculptum DNA encodes these proteins:
- the sufC gene encoding Fe-S cluster assembly ATPase SufC, whose protein sequence is MLMIRNLCVNAKNHKILRGIELSINAGEVHAVMGPNGSGKSTLASVLAGKGGYSVTADEMTYLNQNLLEFSPERRAASGLFLAFQYPVEIPGVNNLYFLKTAINSIRKKRDEPELDSLDIMNLVKEKLVLLDMDDKFLKRSVNEGFSGGEKKRNEILQMLMLEPYLAILDEIDSGLDIDALQIIARGVNSLRSSERTILLITHYQRLLDYIKPDFVHVLIDGRIVTSGGPSLAYKIEKKGYGWL, encoded by the coding sequence ATGTTAATGATAAGAAACTTGTGTGTAAACGCAAAAAACCACAAAATTCTTCGAGGAATAGAGTTATCTATCAATGCTGGGGAAGTACACGCTGTTATGGGTCCTAATGGTTCTGGAAAGAGTACTCTGGCATCTGTATTAGCTGGGAAAGGCGGTTATTCTGTTACGGCAGATGAAATGACGTATCTCAATCAAAATTTGTTGGAATTTTCTCCCGAGAGAAGAGCGGCGTCTGGGTTATTTTTAGCGTTTCAGTATCCTGTAGAAATTCCTGGTGTAAACAACCTTTATTTCTTGAAAACAGCTATCAATAGCATTCGGAAAAAACGTGATGAACCAGAATTGGATTCTCTAGACATCATGAACTTGGTTAAGGAAAAATTGGTTCTGTTGGATATGGACGATAAATTCTTAAAAAGATCGGTTAATGAGGGATTTTCAGGAGGCGAAAAAAAACGAAACGAAATTTTGCAAATGTTGATGCTCGAACCCTATCTGGCTATATTAGATGAAATTGACTCGGGTTTGGATATAGATGCTCTGCAAATCATTGCCAGAGGAGTGAACAGTTTGCGCAGCTCTGAACGCACCATTTTATTAATTACCCACTACCAACGTCTTTTGGATTACATAAAGCCAGATTTTGTACATGTTTTGATCGATGGACGCATCGTTACGTCAGGAGGTCCATCATTAGCCTATAAGATCGAAAAGAAAGGATATGGTTGGTTATAA
- the sufB gene encoding Fe-S cluster assembly protein SufB — protein MSENYLQEIVDKTYEYGFVTDIETDVIAPGLDENIIRIISEKKKEPNFMLEWRLRAYRHWTTANPPQWAHLRIAPIDYQSISYYAAPKGTERELENFEKIDPRLLETYDKLGIPLHEQKRLTGVAVDAVFDSISVATTFKENLAKAGVIFCSFSEAVKKYPHLVENYLGSVVPYRDNFFASLNSAVFSDGSFVYVPKGVRCPMELSTYFRINTANTGQFERTLIIVDEGGYVSYLEGCTAPKRDENQLHAAVVELIALANAEIRYSTVQNWYPGDKDGHGGIYNFVTKRGVCLGNNAKISWIQVETGSAITWKYPSVVLRGNNSVGEFYSVALTNNFQQADTGTKMIHLGKNTRSTIIAKGISAGHGQNSYRGLVRIGPTAENALNYSQCDSLLLGNHCSAHTFPYIETKNSTARVEHEATASKIREDQLFYCLQRGIEEEDIVSMIVNGFCKQVFQKLPMEFAVEAQKLMEVSLEDSVG, from the coding sequence ATGAGTGAAAATTATTTACAAGAAATTGTTGATAAGACCTATGAATACGGATTTGTTACAGATATTGAAACAGATGTTATTGCTCCGGGGTTAGACGAAAACATCATTAGAATTATTTCAGAGAAGAAAAAAGAACCAAATTTTATGCTAGAGTGGCGATTACGGGCTTATCGTCATTGGACAACTGCTAACCCGCCCCAATGGGCTCATCTACGCATAGCGCCTATTGATTATCAATCTATTAGCTACTATGCAGCGCCAAAAGGGACAGAAAGAGAACTCGAAAATTTCGAGAAAATCGATCCTAGATTGCTTGAGACTTACGATAAATTGGGTATTCCTTTGCATGAGCAAAAACGTTTAACAGGTGTTGCTGTGGATGCTGTTTTTGACAGTATTTCAGTAGCAACAACGTTTAAGGAGAATCTTGCTAAAGCAGGAGTTATCTTTTGTTCGTTTTCAGAAGCTGTAAAAAAATATCCACATTTGGTCGAAAACTATTTAGGAAGTGTTGTTCCTTACCGTGACAATTTTTTCGCCTCGTTAAATTCGGCTGTATTCAGTGATGGATCCTTTGTATACGTACCAAAAGGGGTGCGATGTCCTATGGAATTATCCACATATTTTCGAATTAATACCGCTAATACCGGACAGTTTGAGAGGACACTAATCATTGTTGATGAAGGAGGCTATGTGAGTTATCTGGAGGGGTGTACCGCTCCGAAAAGAGACGAAAACCAATTGCACGCTGCTGTAGTAGAGTTGATAGCCCTAGCTAACGCAGAGATACGATATTCTACTGTACAAAACTGGTATCCTGGAGATAAAGATGGACACGGAGGAATTTATAACTTTGTAACAAAACGAGGTGTTTGCCTTGGAAATAACGCGAAAATTTCCTGGATACAAGTTGAAACAGGATCGGCAATTACTTGGAAGTATCCAAGTGTTGTTTTGAGGGGAAACAATTCTGTTGGAGAATTCTATTCTGTGGCTCTGACAAATAATTTTCAGCAAGCCGATACTGGAACAAAAATGATTCATCTGGGTAAAAATACTCGAAGTACAATTATTGCTAAGGGAATTTCTGCTGGACACGGACAGAATAGTTATCGCGGATTGGTCCGTATTGGCCCTACCGCTGAAAACGCTCTTAATTACAGTCAATGTGATTCTTTATTATTAGGAAATCATTGTAGCGCTCACACTTTTCCTTATATCGAAACAAAAAATTCTACGGCTCGCGTTGAACATGAAGCTACAGCTTCTAAAATTAGGGAAGACCAATTGTTTTATTGCCTTCAACGTGGTATCGAAGAAGAAGATATTGTATCAATGATTGTAAATGGATTTTGTAAACAAGTTTTTCAGAAGTTGCCAATGGAATTTGCTGTCGAAGCGCAAAAATTAATGGAAGTTAGCTTGGAAGATTCTGTTGGATAG
- a CDS encoding iron-sulfur cluster assembly accessory protein: MRHDKEQILELTDRAYKHIRSLMEKYGKKSQLRLSVQRTGCSGYMYRPEIVDCPQKGDVFFKTKIGLVISIDSRCIPFVRGTVVDYVKKGFGQYQLHFNNPNAIGSCGCGESFHLKERLIDDDKKT, from the coding sequence ATGCGTCATGATAAAGAACAAATCCTAGAGCTAACAGATAGAGCTTATAAACATATTCGGTCGTTAATGGAAAAATACGGGAAGAAATCTCAATTGCGTCTTTCGGTACAAAGAACAGGATGTTCCGGATATATGTATCGACCTGAGATTGTAGATTGCCCTCAGAAAGGAGATGTTTTTTTTAAAACGAAGATTGGATTAGTTATTTCAATTGATTCTCGATGCATACCCTTTGTTAGGGGTACCGTAGTAGATTATGTAAAAAAAGGTTTTGGACAATACCAATTGCATTTCAATAATCCTAATGCGATAGGATCTTGCGGATGTGGAGAAAGTTTTCACTTGAAGGAGAGACTTATTGATGACGATAAGAAAACATGA
- the sufT gene encoding putative Fe-S cluster assembly protein SufT, which produces MTIRKHEKKSVILKRDTLVTLIPSGVSTKILRGSAVTVVQNLGDTFTIRFSGRLARIESKDADALGKSVRNALQCFVSDASVKEKVWSQLSTVFDPEIPVNIVELGLIYTCDVECLKNDDFHVVIAMTLTAPGCGMGPILVEDVKRKVLAIPQVNVVKVDLVFDPPWSREMMSDSAKLQLGVFY; this is translated from the coding sequence ATGACGATAAGAAAACATGAAAAAAAATCTGTTATATTAAAACGAGATACGCTAGTGACCTTAATACCTTCAGGGGTATCAACTAAGATTCTTAGAGGATCTGCGGTGACTGTTGTACAAAACTTGGGAGATACTTTTACGATAAGATTTTCCGGAAGACTGGCTCGAATTGAATCGAAAGATGCGGATGCTTTAGGAAAATCCGTTAGAAATGCCTTACAATGTTTCGTATCTGACGCTTCTGTAAAAGAGAAAGTGTGGTCTCAACTTAGTACTGTGTTCGATCCAGAAATTCCAGTTAACATTGTAGAATTGGGGTTGATATATACTTGCGATGTCGAATGTTTGAAAAATGACGACTTTCATGTGGTCATTGCAATGACTTTAACTGCTCCCGGATGTGGTATGGGGCCAATATTAGTAGAAGATGTTAAACGTAAAGTTTTAGCTATACCTCAGGTAAACGTTGTAAAAGTAGATCTTGTCTTTGATCCTCCTTGGAGTCGAGAAATGATGTCTGATTCTGCTAAATTGCAGTTGGGGGTTTTTTATTAG
- the sufU gene encoding Fe-S cluster assembly sulfur transfer protein SufU, producing the protein MSNLCDLYQEIVIDYSRKPRNFGSLANSTHTYSGHNPLCGDQLTVYFREKGGVVKEASFDGKGCAISVASASLMMEALKGKTVEQIQDLFVQFRNLVTGRGANTKELGKLAVLSGVSGFPIRVKCATLCWYTTLAALNSFAPAWEKNLNAS; encoded by the coding sequence ATGAGCAATTTGTGTGATTTATATCAAGAAATAGTGATCGACTACAGTCGGAAACCTCGAAATTTTGGATCATTGGCAAACTCAACTCACACATATAGTGGACACAATCCGTTGTGTGGAGATCAGCTGACTGTATACTTCCGAGAAAAGGGAGGTGTAGTAAAAGAAGCGTCTTTTGACGGTAAAGGATGCGCTATATCTGTCGCTTCGGCTTCGTTAATGATGGAGGCTTTAAAAGGGAAAACTGTTGAACAAATCCAAGATTTGTTTGTTCAATTTCGTAATTTAGTAACAGGAAGAGGTGCTAATACAAAAGAATTGGGAAAATTAGCTGTCCTTTCGGGTGTCTCTGGATTTCCCATTCGGGTAAAATGCGCCACTTTATGTTGGTACACCACGCTTGCAGCCTTAAACAGTTTCGCACCTGCTTGGGAGAAGAATCTAAATGCGTCATGA
- a CDS encoding RlmE family RNA methyltransferase encodes MIQSKNCWLQEHRKDFYVKCAKQRGYVSRSAFKLLEINKKYGIFKSGMSVIDLGASPGGWFQVVKKIVGPQGLVVSVDLLPMHPFLKGDFIQGDVRKIKTLCRLREMICKRPKQKADCIISDIAPNISGIKNTDQSRSLHLVELVWNFSKNFLIAKGGGFLAKIFQGPDTSVFLTSLRSYFKRIKLLKPSASRSKSSEIYILATEFLGYNRQAQKEVIP; translated from the coding sequence ATGATACAAAGTAAGAATTGCTGGCTCCAGGAACACAGAAAGGATTTTTATGTCAAATGTGCGAAACAGCGGGGTTATGTTTCGCGATCAGCTTTTAAGCTCTTGGAAATTAACAAAAAATACGGGATTTTTAAATCCGGGATGTCTGTAATCGATTTAGGAGCATCACCGGGAGGGTGGTTTCAGGTAGTTAAAAAAATCGTCGGCCCCCAAGGATTGGTCGTTTCTGTGGATCTTTTACCTATGCATCCGTTTTTAAAAGGTGATTTTATCCAAGGGGATGTTCGTAAAATAAAAACTCTTTGTCGTCTGCGTGAGATGATCTGTAAAAGACCTAAACAGAAAGCAGATTGTATTATCTCTGATATAGCTCCAAATATTTCAGGCATTAAGAATACCGATCAGTCGAGATCATTACATTTAGTTGAATTGGTATGGAATTTCTCTAAAAATTTTTTGATAGCCAAAGGAGGAGGGTTTTTAGCTAAAATTTTCCAAGGTCCGGATACTAGTGTTTTTTTAACGAGTTTGCGTTCCTACTTTAAGAGAATCAAACTGCTCAAACCAAGTGCTTCACGATCCAAATCGAGTGAAATTTATATACTGGCTACTGAATTTCTGGGCTATAATCGGCAGGCGCAAAAAGAGGTAATACCTTGA
- the ftsH gene encoding ATP-dependent zinc metalloprotease FtsH: MSGMIKNLLLWLAIAVVLITVFSNFGVRQLDVRPYSYSQFIQAINENKVSRVVIQSHEIKGITRDDKRFTTYLPIEDKDLINRLIIKGVDVKGEPPKQQSLLLHVLISWLPFLVLIFVWILFMRQMQGGGRGGGPLSFGRSKARLLNQDQIRITFNDVAGIEEAKEEVKELVDFLRDPNKFQRLGGKMPCGILLIGPPGTGKTLLAKAVSGEAKVPFFTISGSDFVEMFVGVGASRVRDMFDQAKKQSPCIIFIDEIDAVGRHRGAGLGGGHDEREQTLNQLLVEMDGFEGKEGIIVIAATNRPDVLDPALLRPGRFDRQVVVPLPDIRGRERILQVHMNKLPVASDVKVSTIARGTPGFSGADLANVVNEAALLAARGNKETVGIAEFECAKDKIMMGAERRSMVMSDEEKKLTAYHESGHAIVGLHMSEHDPVYKVTIIPRGRALGVTMFLPEQDRYSVSRCLLECQLAGLFGGRIAEELIFGKSRVTTGASNDIEKATDIARNMVTKWGLSPKLGPLTYREEEGEVFLGRSVTRHKDISESTSKEIDSEVRRIINSAYETAKRTLEKHVDQLHLMASALIKYETINEVQIKEILSGREPSPPPEWKEDKGDRDTLVSIKKDLPSS, translated from the coding sequence TTGAGTGGAATGATTAAGAATTTATTGCTTTGGTTAGCAATTGCGGTTGTTCTCATTACAGTTTTTAGTAATTTTGGTGTACGTCAACTTGACGTTCGGCCCTATAGCTACTCGCAATTTATTCAAGCGATTAATGAAAATAAAGTCAGCAGAGTGGTAATTCAAAGTCATGAGATTAAAGGAATAACAAGAGACGATAAACGTTTCACTACCTATTTGCCTATAGAAGATAAAGATTTGATTAATCGACTCATAATCAAAGGTGTAGATGTAAAAGGCGAACCTCCCAAACAACAAAGTTTATTGTTGCACGTACTTATCAGTTGGTTGCCTTTTCTTGTTTTGATTTTTGTATGGATCCTATTTATGCGTCAGATGCAAGGAGGAGGTCGTGGCGGTGGACCTTTATCGTTTGGACGTAGTAAGGCGCGATTGCTTAATCAAGATCAAATCAGAATAACTTTTAATGATGTAGCTGGCATAGAAGAGGCAAAAGAAGAAGTTAAAGAACTAGTCGATTTTTTGAGAGATCCAAACAAATTTCAACGACTAGGTGGGAAAATGCCTTGTGGTATATTGCTTATTGGTCCTCCTGGTACGGGAAAAACTCTTTTAGCCAAAGCCGTTTCCGGAGAGGCCAAAGTACCATTTTTTACAATATCGGGTTCTGATTTTGTAGAAATGTTTGTAGGAGTTGGTGCTTCTCGTGTGCGAGATATGTTTGATCAAGCAAAGAAACAGTCACCATGTATCATCTTTATTGATGAAATTGATGCTGTAGGTCGTCATCGTGGTGCGGGGTTAGGAGGTGGACATGATGAGCGAGAACAAACTCTAAATCAACTTCTGGTAGAAATGGACGGTTTTGAGGGGAAAGAAGGTATTATTGTAATAGCGGCAACCAACCGACCCGATGTTCTTGATCCTGCTTTGTTGCGTCCAGGTCGTTTTGACCGGCAGGTGGTGGTCCCTCTTCCGGATATTAGAGGACGTGAGCGTATTCTGCAAGTTCATATGAATAAATTGCCTGTAGCGTCTGATGTTAAAGTTTCTACCATTGCTCGAGGTACTCCAGGGTTTTCTGGAGCGGATTTGGCTAATGTTGTTAACGAAGCTGCCTTACTTGCGGCACGTGGAAATAAAGAGACTGTTGGAATCGCTGAATTTGAATGCGCAAAAGACAAAATTATGATGGGGGCCGAAAGACGTTCCATGGTAATGAGCGATGAAGAAAAAAAGCTGACGGCTTATCATGAATCAGGTCACGCTATTGTGGGATTACACATGTCTGAACACGATCCTGTTTATAAAGTTACAATTATTCCGAGAGGTCGTGCTTTAGGGGTGACAATGTTCTTGCCGGAACAAGATCGTTACAGTGTAAGTAGATGTCTTTTGGAATGTCAATTGGCAGGATTGTTTGGCGGGCGAATTGCCGAAGAGCTTATTTTTGGAAAATCTCGAGTGACCACAGGTGCATCTAACGATATAGAAAAAGCGACTGATATTGCTCGTAATATGGTGACAAAATGGGGATTATCGCCTAAATTAGGTCCTTTAACTTATCGAGAAGAAGAAGGCGAAGTGTTTCTCGGACGCTCTGTAACACGACATAAAGACATTTCTGAATCGACTAGTAAAGAAATTGATTCAGAGGTTCGCCGTATTATTAATTCGGCCTATGAAACAGCAAAAAGAACTCTAGAAAAACATGTAGATCAGCTTCATCTTATGGCTAGTGCATTAATTAAGTACGAAACTATTAATGAAGTGCAAATTAAAGAGATTTTGTCTGGAAGAGAACCTTCCCCACCTCCGGAGTGGAAAGAGGACAAAGGAGATCGTGATACTTTAGTGTCGATAAAAAAAGATTTGCCTTCTTCCTAA
- the folP gene encoding dihydropteroate synthase, with protein MSEVKFRLQLRKNREIVFSNPVVMGIVNVSPNSFYNPHFDASSAFYTAEKMICDGADILDIGGEATNPLVDINTDSPSLQVELDRLVPIVEGIKKRFDVLISVDTSRPQVMQATIDVGADIINDQRSLRIEGALKVVKKSKSAVCLMHFPGPRQSSAVSYEHVLAIVKKDLQTAVERCENYGLSRNQMIIDPGFGQGHFGKNLKENFYLLNRLSEFLSFGLPILSGWSRKSMIGDVLNQPPKNRLFGSIAADVLAVYQGAAIVRTHDVKASREAICIAEYARRLL; from the coding sequence ATGTCAGAAGTGAAATTTCGTCTACAGCTAAGAAAAAATAGAGAAATTGTCTTTTCTAATCCGGTTGTTATGGGAATCGTAAATGTTTCTCCCAACTCTTTTTATAATCCTCACTTTGATGCAAGTTCTGCTTTTTATACGGCGGAGAAAATGATTTGCGATGGAGCCGATATATTGGATATTGGCGGGGAAGCCACTAATCCTCTAGTGGATATCAATACAGATTCTCCGTCTCTTCAAGTGGAACTCGATCGATTGGTTCCGATTGTCGAAGGAATAAAAAAACGTTTCGATGTTTTAATTTCTGTTGATACCAGTCGCCCCCAAGTTATGCAAGCAACAATAGACGTTGGAGCGGATATTATTAATGATCAACGATCTTTGCGAATTGAAGGCGCATTGAAAGTTGTAAAAAAATCAAAAAGCGCTGTATGTCTGATGCATTTCCCTGGTCCAAGGCAATCGAGTGCGGTTTCATATGAGCATGTTTTGGCCATTGTGAAAAAAGATTTGCAAACTGCTGTAGAACGCTGTGAAAATTATGGACTTTCACGAAATCAAATGATTATTGATCCTGGTTTTGGTCAAGGTCACTTTGGAAAAAATTTAAAGGAAAATTTTTATTTGTTGAATCGTCTCTCTGAATTCTTGTCTTTTGGATTGCCTATATTATCGGGATGGTCTCGAAAATCGATGATCGGTGACGTTTTAAATCAACCGCCAAAGAATCGATTGTTTGGAAGCATCGCTGCTGATGTATTGGCTGTTTATCAAGGTGCTGCTATTGTTCGTACTCACGACGTTAAAGCCAGTCGGGAAGCGATTTGTATTGCTGAATATGCTCGAAGATTACTCTAG
- a CDS encoding cysteine desulfurase: MIGTFPSLREDFPILKERIRGKSLVYLDSGATTQKPQVVIDSISRYYCHNNANVHRGIHTISERATDSYESTRRKIKSFINAAHSHEIIFTRGTTESINLVAASFGELQIQQDDEIVVSEMEHHSNIVPWQLLCKRVGAKLKIIPVNSDGTLNLYKCQNLLTERTRIVGIIHVSNVLGILNAVKKIICLAHQKNIPVLLDGAQAIPHIRVDVQDLDCDFYVFSGHKLYGPTGIGILYGKTKWLEKMPPYQGGGDMIRQVTFEKTEYNLLPYKFEAGTPNIAGVVGLGAAVDYLVEIGLEKIEVYERALLDYATEKLQKIRGLKIIGSLISKIGIISFIMKQIHPHDIATILDNEGIAIRSGHHCAMPLMERFQLPATARITLALYNTFEDIDRLIDGLIRVTQIFKGLK; the protein is encoded by the coding sequence ATGATCGGTACATTTCCCTCCTTACGGGAGGATTTTCCTATCTTAAAGGAGAGGATTCGAGGAAAGTCTCTAGTGTATTTAGATTCCGGAGCAACAACACAAAAACCACAGGTAGTGATTGATTCTATAAGTCGTTATTATTGTCATAATAATGCTAATGTGCATCGAGGAATTCACACTATCAGTGAACGGGCAACAGACTCCTACGAAAGCACGCGTAGAAAGATTAAATCGTTCATTAACGCCGCTCACTCACACGAAATTATTTTTACTCGGGGTACTACGGAATCAATCAATTTGGTCGCCGCGAGTTTTGGGGAATTGCAAATTCAACAAGACGACGAAATTGTAGTTTCGGAGATGGAACACCATTCCAATATTGTACCTTGGCAATTATTGTGTAAACGAGTTGGGGCAAAATTGAAAATAATTCCAGTGAACAGCGATGGAACTCTAAATTTATACAAATGTCAGAATTTGCTAACAGAACGTACTAGAATTGTAGGGATTATTCATGTTTCCAACGTTTTAGGGATACTCAACGCGGTTAAAAAGATAATTTGTCTGGCGCATCAAAAAAATATTCCGGTCTTATTAGATGGTGCACAAGCGATTCCTCATATAAGAGTGGATGTCCAAGATTTGGATTGTGATTTTTACGTTTTTTCTGGACATAAATTGTATGGACCAACTGGAATTGGTATTCTTTATGGAAAGACCAAATGGTTAGAAAAGATGCCTCCTTATCAAGGAGGAGGGGATATGATTCGTCAAGTTACTTTTGAAAAAACTGAATATAATTTGTTACCTTATAAGTTTGAAGCGGGCACCCCTAACATAGCAGGTGTTGTAGGGCTCGGAGCGGCTGTTGATTATCTTGTAGAGATTGGTCTTGAAAAAATTGAAGTTTACGAGAGAGCTCTGTTAGATTATGCGACAGAAAAATTACAGAAGATTCGCGGATTAAAAATTATAGGAAGCCTGATAAGCAAAATTGGAATAATTTCTTTTATCATGAAACAAATTCATCCTCATGATATTGCTACTATTTTGGACAATGAGGGTATTGCTATTCGATCGGGTCATCATTGTGCGATGCCGCTAATGGAGCGATTTCAGCTGCCTGCAACAGCGCGTATTACATTGGCTTTATATAACACATTTGAAGACATCGACAGATTGATTGATGGTTTGATTCGGGTTACCCAAATATTTAAGGGCTTAAAATGA
- the sufD gene encoding Fe-S cluster assembly protein SufD: protein MVGYKKKSSGAWSEILSKKLQNQSGCPLRMWRYKQLEKFLSIGFPDRKTENWRYTDISPISSQIFLFDKTTADLDITDFAIENSYRIVFVNGCFSPALSNLISLPEEIQLSPLRTILKNYRKRNFVKKIPILQTPFSLLNDGLFQDGMFLHIPKNFELKKPVHFLYLMKPNLPFSMTQTRNTIFLEENSRASVLEEYFGTFCCPTKIYFNNIVTQIIVGASANLAFYKLQQENNSSFHIANTQIKQLRNSQVVSFHCLMGGKIGREDLNYSLAGQGASCRLLGFYHLKNKQHIDNHTCVDHKSSGCTSQQIYNGIIGNKSKAVFNGKILVRPEADKTVAHQNNKNLMFSNESEINTKPELEIYNNDVTCTHGATVGCLDDETLFYLYSRGIDRLTAEYLLACAFAEEITAKLPCKIISERMYQKIIKKLTLSVHSSEEEAL from the coding sequence ATGGTTGGTTATAAAAAAAAATCGAGTGGAGCTTGGTCTGAAATTCTCTCTAAAAAATTGCAAAACCAGAGCGGCTGTCCTTTACGGATGTGGCGGTACAAACAACTAGAAAAATTTCTGTCGATAGGATTTCCCGATCGAAAAACAGAAAATTGGAGATATACAGACATTTCTCCAATTTCATCTCAGATTTTTTTATTCGATAAAACGACTGCCGATCTCGACATAACCGATTTTGCTATAGAGAACTCTTATCGTATAGTGTTCGTTAACGGATGTTTTTCTCCAGCCTTATCAAATTTGATATCATTGCCTGAAGAAATTCAATTGTCTCCACTAAGGACAATACTGAAAAATTACAGAAAGAGAAACTTTGTGAAAAAGATTCCAATTCTTCAAACTCCTTTTTCATTGTTAAATGATGGTCTTTTTCAAGATGGTATGTTTCTTCACATTCCAAAGAATTTCGAACTTAAAAAGCCCGTTCATTTTCTCTACTTAATGAAACCTAATCTTCCTTTTTCGATGACGCAGACCAGAAACACAATTTTTCTTGAAGAGAATTCTCGTGCTTCCGTACTAGAAGAATATTTTGGAACATTTTGTTGTCCTACGAAGATTTATTTTAACAACATTGTTACCCAAATAATTGTCGGCGCTTCTGCTAACCTGGCGTTCTATAAATTGCAGCAAGAAAACAACTCTTCTTTTCATATCGCAAATACTCAAATTAAACAATTGCGAAACAGTCAAGTAGTTTCTTTTCATTGCTTGATGGGAGGGAAGATTGGTCGAGAAGATCTGAACTATTCGTTAGCAGGACAAGGGGCTTCTTGCCGATTACTGGGATTTTATCATCTGAAAAACAAACAGCACATTGACAACCATACTTGTGTTGATCACAAATCTTCTGGATGCACAAGCCAGCAAATTTATAACGGAATCATCGGTAATAAGTCTAAAGCTGTATTTAATGGAAAAATTCTTGTTCGTCCAGAAGCTGATAAGACAGTAGCGCATCAAAACAACAAAAATTTGATGTTTTCAAACGAATCCGAAATCAATACTAAACCGGAGTTGGAAATTTATAATAACGATGTAACATGTACCCATGGCGCTACAGTAGGGTGTTTAGATGATGAGACTCTATTTTATTTGTACAGTCGTGGCATTGATCGACTTACAGCCGAATATTTGCTGGCTTGTGCGTTTGCTGAAGAAATTACGGCGAAATTACCTTGTAAGATTATTTCAGAACGCATGTACCAAAAAATAATCAAAAAATTAACACTTTCGGTGCATTCTTCAGAGGAAGAAGCGTTATGA